In the genome of Colwellia sp. PAMC 21821, the window ACTGAGTTACACTACGCAAACAATAACGGCCGAAATTCTAGAGCCTTATCTCAGCCATTCTGAAGGGTTAATCAGGTTAAGTGCTGCGAATATCGCTACATTATTACCTCCTAACGATAAGGTGAAATACCTTTCGCCAGTGTTACAAGATCAATACAAATCAATAAGAATTGCTGCGGCACGAGGTTTAATTACCAGTGAAATATCCGCTATTGATCAACCGCTGTTCGATAAAGCATTCAAAGCATTAATTCATTCGAATGAAATTAGTAGTTGGCGCGGTGAAGGCCTTGCTAATCAAGGTGTCATTGCGATTGAATTGAATAGATTAAGTGATGCAGAGAAATCATTTATAAAGGCAATTAAAATAGATCCCTACTTTTTAACAGGTTACATTAATCTGGCCGATATTTACCGTGCTCAACAAAAGCCATTTCAAGTAGCTTCAGTGTTGTCAAAGGGGATCAAAAACAATCCTAAATCAGCCGATTTACATTACTCTTACGGATTGCACTTTGTACGTCAGAAACAGTTAGATAAAGGGATCGAACATTTTGACAAAGCCATGACCTTAATGCCTGATAATGCGCAATATGCTTATACTTATATACTGGCGTTAGATGGTGCAGGGCAGAGTGAAGAAGCCTTAACAAAATTAAAAACGTTAATCGTAAGTTATCAAAATAAGGCGCAACTGAAAGAACTAGGCTTGTACTTATCGCAAAAATTACGCAATAAAGCCTACTATGATTTCTTTTTATCTATTTAAGTTCATTTAAGGCTTCTCAGTTGTCTAAGGTGTTTTAATTGTTTACGAGATAGCAATTATATGGGAATTAATTAAATGATTGCTAGACAATCGACGGTGGTAAATTTCTGAAAGCCAAAGTTATTTATTTTAACCATTTAGAATGAGCAGTTAATTAATCTACTTATAAAGCCCGTTAATCGAAAGATTATCGGGCTTTTATCAATCTCAGTGTTTAGTTTTAGGAAAAGGGTTTGTAGTGCTAACCCATCGAGTAGAATCCAAATCTCTATCTCCAGGTTTTATTGCATCCCTGTCAAACCACATAACTTTATCCTTGAAGTTAACCGTCACATTAAAAGAAGTTCGATAACCGAAAAAGTTTTTTGTTAGATGAGTTCATTTAAATTTTATTCAATAGTTAATAAATAAGTTAAAAAGCGCTCAACCTCATAGTTTGATGCGGTTCAGTAAATTAGTATCCAGATAGTAGGGTTTGTTATTTATCACTCTACTATCTAGCCTTCAATTGACTAACCCAGCCTAAAATATGTTGGTGACTTCTAGGATTAGTTTATAAGCACTTCGCAAATATATTCTTTGAGTTTTCAATATTAAATTTATTTTCATGAGTCAGTACGAGAATTAATGTTTACCTTAGTTGATATTTCAAGATAAAAGCACCGACATTTTGTTTGTAATCTTTCTGTCATCTTTAAGTCATTATTTTGCCACATAAACTCCCTAGTCTTGTTTCATTTTTAAATGACGAGACCAAATGATGTTAAAAATTAACAAGTATAAAATAGGGCTGCTTACTGTTGCATTATCAATGGGGCTAAGCGGATGTAATTTCGACGGCGATAATGGCGAACAAGGTGTTCATGGCGCACAAGGCATTTCGGGTGTTGTTGGAACTGATGGCTCTAATGGTAGTGACGGTAAGAGTTTACCTCGTGCATTAAATGTTGAAGTGGTAGGCCGTTTTGCTACGGGTATTTACGGTAAAAGCGCCGCAGAAATTGTTCAGTTTCATAAAAATTCAAACGCTGCTTTCGCCATTAATGGCGCTGCTAATCAAATAGAAGTTATCAACTTAGCTAACCTTTCGACTACTGAAGTAGGCGATCCTGTCGCTGATGAAAGCTTAAGCTCAAGTGCTTTTACTTTTCCATTAAGCGTTTTGGTAAAGAACACCTCAGGCGTTGAGAATACCATTTTGTTAGGTGCGGTTAACTCAATTGCCATTAAAGATGATTTATTAGCCATTGCTATTGAAGGTGAGGTTAAACAAGCACCCGGCGCTATTCTATTTTATAGTCTAAATGCGCTTGGAGAAGGCACGTTCATTAAAGCGGTAGAAGCTGGCGCGTTGCCTGATATGGTTACTTTTACGCCCGACGGTAATAAGGTATTAGTTGCCAATGAAGGCGAACCAAATGCTGATTACTCAAATGACCCAGAAGGTTCAATCTCAGTTATTGCTGTTGTTGATATGGTTCCAGCAGATGTTGCAGTCTCAATTAATTTGAGCTCAGATATTGTCTTTAGTGATGATAACTTATCTCCTGAAGATTATGATACCGATGAAAAACGACTCACTATTTTAACGAAAGCAGGTGTTAAGTTTGCTGGGCCGATAGGTAATACGGTCGCGAAAGATTTAGAACCAGAATATATTACCACTGCCAGTAACAGCGAAATAGCGTATGTGTCTCTGCAAGAAAATAATGCAATCGGCATTATTAACCTTAAAGATTTAACCATTGAAGTAAAAGCGTTGGGTTATAAAGATTGGGGTAAGTATCAATTAGATTTTACTAATAAAGACCAAGTCCCTGAGTTTAAGAGTATTCAAGGTCTATATGGCATGTATCAACCTGATACTATTGCTTCATATTCGTGGAATGGTTCGACATTTATTGTTTCTGCCAATGAAGGTGATGCCAGAGATTACGACGGATATTCTGAAGAAGTGCGCGTTAAAGATATTATTGATCCCGATGAACTTAATCAAACACTGTCAACAGCGTTACAAAGCCAGTATGACGAAACGGGTGGTAGCGACTATTTAGGACGCTTAAAAGTAACCACTGCTTTAGGTGATAAAGACCAAGATGGTGAGTTTGAAAAATTATTTTCTTATGGCGCGCGCTCATTCTCCATTTGGGATAAAAACGTTAATTTAGTTTTTGATTCTGGCGATGATTTCGGCAAAATTTCATCAGCTATTCTTGGCAACAATTTTAATGCTGCACATACTGAAAATAAAGGCGATAACCGCTCGGATGATAAGGGTGGCGAGCCTGAAGCGATTGATGTTGGAGAAATAGCAGGAAGAACTTACGCCTTTATTTCCCAAGAACGCGCAGGGGACTTATTTGTATACGACATTACAAACCCTTTTAATACGGCTTTTGTTACCCACTACAATAACCGTGATTTTACTGTTGATTACGAAATGGATGATGATTTAGCTGATCCTTGTGATAGCAATGAAGGCATGGATTGCACCAAGGTGAATATGGCCGGTGATTTAGGCCCTGAAAGTATTAAATTTATATCAGCAGCAGACAGCCCAACTAATACGCCATTATTAGTGATTGGTAATGAAGTATCTGGAACCGTTACGGTTTACCAAGTAACAGAGCAATAACAAATAAAATTGCTAACGGGGTTTCAATTGATTGTGACCCTGTTACGCAATGTTAAGTGCAATGTAAAATCAACAGCAAATTAACAGGGCACTCACTTTAAATTAAATAAGCTTTACCTGTGTACTCAGGCCTTTGTTAAAATAGGTGTATCCACTAAAATATTTTAATTCAAGTATTGCCGCAATTGTTCAAGACATATTTATTAATGAACTATAACCTTCACCAGACTTTTACCAAAAGAGAAGACAACGCCTAAAATTTAAATGTCATAAAATGACAGCCTTTTTATTTTTCAATATCTCTTTGCCATATAAATACTAAATAATCAGTGTTTTATATTTTTTATATGGCCGGCCACACTAAGTCGCATATATTTTGTCTATTTTTCTACTGTTTTTCAATCGCCACCACGGCTTTAATGTCTGCGCTGTGCACTTTAATACAGATATTATTCAACTTAAATGCAATGGTCGGGTTCGCCAGTTTCTCACCCTCTGCATGCGGTGCAGAGCGTTTTACTTGAATCGCAGGGTTCGCTGCCAATACCGCTGTAATATTCGGGTTAATTGTATTTAGTGACTGCTCTAATTCAGCCATTGTTACGGCATTACCCGGCAACACTAATTCAATATGTTCCCAACCTTGTTGTGGATAAGGTTTGCTAGGAAAAGGCAGTTCAACGCAGGCAATTTTCCAGTCTCCGAGTTGTAAGGGTTCGTTCAGTGCGATGATATAAATAGGACGACCGTTAATAATACTGTCTGAGATAATGTCTCCTTTTTCTCGCCACTGTGCTAACAACGTCTGAGCGGTGGTAAGCTCATTCAATCGCAAAGCAGCATGATCACAAACAAGCGGTACGTCTTTTAGTCCTAACAGGGTTGCAAAATTGAGGATTGCTTGAGAGAAGTCTGGCCACTGAATTTTAAGTTGTTGATATTGCATAGCAATTCCTTGATGTTAATATTTGCTGATAATAGCACAGCCAAGTAGAAAATATGCGATGGTTGCCCTAACCATACCCTAACCATACCCTAACCATAGGCTCTATTTAAGCTCATTGGCTTTGCGATATTTACCTTGATAGTCAAAAAGACGGTCTTTAATACGCCAGTAATATTTTTGTTTCCTGGCAATAACAAAGTCTGGGCACGGTAGTATGTTAGCTAACTTTAATGCTTGCTCAAGCGTAGTGACTTCATACGACTCAGTAGCGCCAAGTTGTACACTTATTTTAGCGCTAAGGCGTTTAGAAAAAATATCGTTGAAGGCTTTTACTTGATTTGGCTTAGAAAAATCAAATGATTCATTGAGCTGGGTGCCTTCCTCATCATGGTAAGTGATTTTTAACTTATCAGATCCCTTCTCATTGGCCTTAGCGATAGCCTTGCCAGTAACTCTGCTTAGATTAAAGCCTGCGCAGCGTATAACTTTTGAATCTTTAAGTTTTAGTGCCTTTTTTAACATATCATCAGGGTCAACCAAGACCTCAAGGCATTGTAAACAGTTACGAGCCGCTATGTCATTTTCACCACCGCAATGTGGACATTCTTTAAATACAAAACGATAGTCACATTGGCGCTGGCTTTCTACACGATGTGCTTGCTCGTCAGAGGGATCATCAACAAGACCTTTGCATCGTCGACCGTAGTGCTCAACTAAATAACCGTCATCATCACAAATGCCCCAAAATACATTGGGAAATTCACAACTTGGGCAAACAACTTGCACAGGCTGGCTTTTACTATTGGGCTTTTTCTCACCAACTTCGGGGTGATAAAGGTCAAAATCATTGCCGGTATAGTCAATCACCAAACAATCTTTTTTGTTCTCACTCAAACGCAAACCGCGACCGATGATTTGTTGATAAAGACTAACCGATTGTGTTGGGCGTAATATGGCGATCATATCAACATGGGGAGCGTCAAAGCCGGTGGTTAATACAGAAACATTCACCAGAAACTTAATCTCTTTGTGCTTGAATGCTTTAATTAACTTGTCGCGTTCGGCGTTGTCGGTAGCGCCGGTAATTAACGCACTTATCTGCAAGGGTAAATAACTAAAAACTTCATTTGCATGTTCAACGGTGGCGGCAAATATCATAACACCTTGACGTTGATCGCTTAACTCAACAACCTGCTCAATAATACTTTGAGTCACTCGAGGATTTTTGTTTAACAGATGATTCATATCCGCAGGACTATAATCGCCAGAGGCGTTTGCACGTAGGCTACTAAAATCGTAATGCTCTATGGTGGCATCAACGAGTTTAGGCTCGGTTAAATACTCGCGTTTAATTAAGTAACGAATAGGGAGCTCATAAATGCAGTGCTCGAAAGGCCGTTTTTCTTCACTGCGCATAAAACCACGGTAATGCTTTTTATAAATCCAGCCCATACCTAAACGATAAGGCGTGGCGGTTAACCCCAATAATTTTACATCCGGATTAACTTGCATCAACTTTTCAATAATTTGTTGATACTGATTACTATTAGACTGCTTGTTTGTTGTTTCTGGTGATTGTGCTTCGGGCTGTAATTTATCTTGAGGTGGTTGATTCGGTTTTGCGTTCAACAGAGCCTTCGAGTGTTCATCAGACAAGTCAGGGCTAGGCACATTAACTCGATGACATTCGTCAATAATAATTAACGAGTAGGGCTCATTAAAATCGTCAAGGTTACGCGCTGCTGATTGTATGCTAGCGAATGTGACTTGGTGTTGAGTCTCTTTGAGTTTTAAGCCAGCAGAATAAATACCGGCAGCAACGCCGTAGCTTTCAAATTTTTGATGGTTTTGCTCGACCAATTCTTTTACATGGGTCAGCACGAGTATTTTTCGCTTGGCTAAACGTGCAAGTTCAGCAATGACCAAACTTTTACCTGAGCCGGTTGGTAAAACAATCACCGCAGATTCGTTGGTTTTTCGAAAGTGTTTAAGCACCGAAGAAACAGCTTCTTGTTGATAATCTCTAAGTTGAAAAACTTCCACGCAGTGCTGATACCTTAATAGGGAAAACAAAAGCCGTCATAATAGCAAAGTAGATGAGAAGTCCAAAACTTAAAACAAGCTTTCAAATTTATATCTCTGTTTTATATAAGAGAAACCCGTTAATCGTAAAATTAGCGGGCGTTTTTCACTTAAGATTTTTAAAAAGCGCTTGAGTCGTGCTAAACCTTCCAATAAATATAATTTTCTATTTCAACGCAACATAAATAAGCCAGATATATTAATGTTTTGTAATCTCGTTTCTGCACAGCCTAAAGCAAATTAGTTGGAAGTATTCCTGCCTTTTAAAATACCACAGGGTATGTATACACTTGTAAGCAATGGCAAACTCTAATAAGCGAATTAACCTTGCTTGGTTAATTCATTTTACTACCAAGGTGTATGGTTTATTTATTTGATTGATAGAAAAGTCTAACGATTCACCTGAAGACCAAGTTACGTGAGCACTTTCAACTTGTTTACAACTACCCAAGCCAAAATGCAGCTTAGTATTGTTACCTTGTGAAAATGGTGAAGAGGTTGCTCCAACCACTTTCTTGTAAAAGTTATTACAGGCTTTTAATGTAACAGTGGCGCCGAGCGATGTTTTCTTATTCGGAGATAAAGTAACATTTACAGCTACATAATTATTATCTTGGGCGCTCTTAGTATGGTTCATGTTGTTTTCAAACAAGTGCCAACGACCACGTTCATTTGCGTAAATAATGTCAATATCGCCATCATTATCAAAATCTACAACTTCTGCACCACCGCCTGTTGCACCCAGTTCTTTGGAAATAATGCCATGATCGTTAACGGCAGAAAAAGACGTGCCGTTTTGGTTAAGTAAAAGCAGTTGTTCAGTTTGCATTGCAGGGTTGCCATATCGAACAATGAATAGATCAGACCAGCCATTGTTGTCAAAATCAGCTACTGTTGCACTCGTTGTTTGTTCATTGATATTAAAGTTAAACTTGTCTGATACATCAACAAATTTGCCCTGCTTATTTTCTAGCAAGTAAACGGGTAACTGTTCTAGCGCTTTAGTGGTTGGAGCAGACTCTACATTATGAATAACACCGGCAGTTGGTGATTTGGTTTCTCCGGCTATTTTCCACGTGTCATTGCCTATATAGCCAATGTATAGGCCTTTTTTAGACATTTTTTTCGGCCAACCTTGGGCTTGTTGTTGGGTTAACTCAAGGTTTTTTTCACCATGTCGATCAACGTTAAATTCGACTTTTTGTTTTTTATTACCTAAGAAAACATCAAAGTGAGGGAAAGCCATTTGTAAATTTTCTAGTTTAAAATTACCTTTGATTTTTAATTCGGGAAACTCAAACTTTTCATTACGAGCAAAAAATGCGAAGCGTTTTTCTATTGGATCAAAAAAAGTTTGCTGTTCAAATTGATGTTTTGCTCGCGTTAAAAATAAGTCAAAATCGCCATCGTTATCAAAATCTATTTCTGTAATAGCACTAATGTTATTAATATTTTTTAACGGTCCAAAAACATGATTACTTATGTCGGTGAATTGATTATTACCATCGCCTCTAATAGCAACCATGTTGGCGCCACCGTAAAATAAAACATCAGCGATATTATCGTTATTAAAGTCGGTAATTAACGTTTTATAACCTAGCCATTTAGCGCGAGGTAATTTGCTATTTAATTCGAAATTGCCTTTATTATTTAGATATAAGTTGTTTGCACCTTGTGTTTGGGATTTTAATGGGAAAGCAGAAAGCAGTAAATCTAATTCACCATTGTTATCACTGTCTATAAACTTAACAGCACGACCTCTTGTTCTTTCAAAATGAGTAAATTCTCCGTGGCGAACAATATTTCTTTTTTTATCGATGCTAAAAGAAACTGGGTTACGAGGTTTTTTTCCGCCACCACCGCCTTGTGCAACAATTAAGTCTATTTTTCCATCCTGATTATAATCACTGGCCGAAATACCATGGGTATCACCGTTAATTAAATAAATAGGTGCTGAAAATTTGCCTGCATTATTCCAATAGAGCTCAGCCCTTAACGAATGCTCGGTTAAAATTAAGTCTGGCCAGCCGTCTTGGTCTAAATCTGAAACTAAGGCACTGTCCCATTTTCTTCGAGATACACCTTCTGTAGGTAAAACAGTGGTTGTTTCAGAAAATAATGTAGTTGCAGGGAGACTATTATCTGTTAATGAAATTTTAGAAGATTCACAAGCAGATAACCCAATAGCTAACAAAATTGTGCTTAGCTTTAAGTAAGTAACCGTTGTGTTATTGTTGAATGTAGCGTGCATGTTTACTCACTTTATTTTATTAAATTAAATATTGGCTAACTAAAACTAAATCTAAAACCAGAGCTATGGCTTAATAAACCGAAAAGCCTGATACTAAAAAAATATATAGGCCTGCTTTAATTACGATGACTTATATCAACGTAATTAATATTTATTGCCAATTTTAGCTTTAGCTGTTGATTGAGAAATTATAAAAATTTATAAGTGATATACAACAGAACGTCCGCCATCAATAATCAAGCTTTGCCCAGTCATAAAACTAGATTCTTTTGAGGCAAGAAATAATGCAGGGTAAGCAATTTCCTCACATGATGCATTGCGTCTTAAAGGGTGGATATCACCTAATTCCTTTCTCGCTGCTTCAGGATCTTCAGATTCATCAAACCACTTAAACGCGGCAGGGGTTTCAACCATGCCCGGGCAAAGTGCGTTTACCCTAATATTGTTTTCACCTAACTCTACAGCTAAGTTTTTAGTGAGTCCTATTATCGCGTGCTTGGTTACAGCATAAGGGAAATGATTAGGTACTATTTTAAATGAATGCACCGAACCCACGTTAACAATTGTGCCAAACCCAGCTTCTTTCATATAAGGAATAACTTGTTTACAGCAATGCCACATGCCATCTAAATTCACCGCAAAGCTCTTATCCCATTGCTCAGTCGGTGTTTCTAAAAAGCTTTTGTTTTGATAGATAATACCCGCGTTGTTTATTAAAACTGAAGGTTTACCAAGCTGGGTAACGGTTTGTTCAACCATATTTTTAACTGAATCTATACAAGAAACATCAGTCTTAACAAAAATAGCGTTAAAGCCTTGTTCGTTAAGCTTGTTAACTACCTCTGTACCTGCAACTTCATTTATATCTGCAACACAAACGCTTGCACCTTCTTGGCAAAATAATTCAGCAATTGCACGGCCAATACCGTCTGCAGCACCAGTTACAATGGCTATTTGATCTT includes:
- a CDS encoding choice-of-anchor I family protein translates to MMLKINKYKIGLLTVALSMGLSGCNFDGDNGEQGVHGAQGISGVVGTDGSNGSDGKSLPRALNVEVVGRFATGIYGKSAAEIVQFHKNSNAAFAINGAANQIEVINLANLSTTEVGDPVADESLSSSAFTFPLSVLVKNTSGVENTILLGAVNSIAIKDDLLAIAIEGEVKQAPGAILFYSLNALGEGTFIKAVEAGALPDMVTFTPDGNKVLVANEGEPNADYSNDPEGSISVIAVVDMVPADVAVSINLSSDIVFSDDNLSPEDYDTDEKRLTILTKAGVKFAGPIGNTVAKDLEPEYITTASNSEIAYVSLQENNAIGIINLKDLTIEVKALGYKDWGKYQLDFTNKDQVPEFKSIQGLYGMYQPDTIASYSWNGSTFIVSANEGDARDYDGYSEEVRVKDIIDPDELNQTLSTALQSQYDETGGSDYLGRLKVTTALGDKDQDGEFEKLFSYGARSFSIWDKNVNLVFDSGDDFGKISSAILGNNFNAAHTENKGDNRSDDKGGEPEAIDVGEIAGRTYAFISQERAGDLFVYDITNPFNTAFVTHYNNRDFTVDYEMDDDLADPCDSNEGMDCTKVNMAGDLGPESIKFISAADSPTNTPLLVIGNEVSGTVTVYQVTEQ
- a CDS encoding VOC family protein, with protein sequence MQYQQLKIQWPDFSQAILNFATLLGLKDVPLVCDHAALRLNELTTAQTLLAQWREKGDIISDSIINGRPIYIIALNEPLQLGDWKIACVELPFPSKPYPQQGWEHIELVLPGNAVTMAELEQSLNTINPNITAVLAANPAIQVKRSAPHAEGEKLANPTIAFKLNNICIKVHSADIKAVVAIEKQ
- a CDS encoding DEAD/DEAH box helicase, translated to MEVFQLRDYQQEAVSSVLKHFRKTNESAVIVLPTGSGKSLVIAELARLAKRKILVLTHVKELVEQNHQKFESYGVAAGIYSAGLKLKETQHQVTFASIQSAARNLDDFNEPYSLIIIDECHRVNVPSPDLSDEHSKALLNAKPNQPPQDKLQPEAQSPETTNKQSNSNQYQQIIEKLMQVNPDVKLLGLTATPYRLGMGWIYKKHYRGFMRSEEKRPFEHCIYELPIRYLIKREYLTEPKLVDATIEHYDFSSLRANASGDYSPADMNHLLNKNPRVTQSIIEQVVELSDQRQGVMIFAATVEHANEVFSYLPLQISALITGATDNAERDKLIKAFKHKEIKFLVNVSVLTTGFDAPHVDMIAILRPTQSVSLYQQIIGRGLRLSENKKDCLVIDYTGNDFDLYHPEVGEKKPNSKSQPVQVVCPSCEFPNVFWGICDDDGYLVEHYGRRCKGLVDDPSDEQAHRVESQRQCDYRFVFKECPHCGGENDIAARNCLQCLEVLVDPDDMLKKALKLKDSKVIRCAGFNLSRVTGKAIAKANEKGSDKLKITYHDEEGTQLNESFDFSKPNQVKAFNDIFSKRLSAKISVQLGATESYEVTTLEQALKLANILPCPDFVIARKQKYYWRIKDRLFDYQGKYRKANELK
- a CDS encoding CRTAC1 family protein, whose translation is MHATFNNNTTVTYLKLSTILLAIGLSACESSKISLTDNSLPATTLFSETTTVLPTEGVSRRKWDSALVSDLDQDGWPDLILTEHSLRAELYWNNAGKFSAPIYLINGDTHGISASDYNQDGKIDLIVAQGGGGGKKPRNPVSFSIDKKRNIVRHGEFTHFERTRGRAVKFIDSDNNGELDLLLSAFPLKSQTQGANNLYLNNKGNFELNSKLPRAKWLGYKTLITDFNNDNIADVLFYGGANMVAIRGDGNNQFTDISNHVFGPLKNINNISAITEIDFDNDGDFDLFLTRAKHQFEQQTFFDPIEKRFAFFARNEKFEFPELKIKGNFKLENLQMAFPHFDVFLGNKKQKVEFNVDRHGEKNLELTQQQAQGWPKKMSKKGLYIGYIGNDTWKIAGETKSPTAGVIHNVESAPTTKALEQLPVYLLENKQGKFVDVSDKFNFNINEQTTSATVADFDNNGWSDLFIVRYGNPAMQTEQLLLLNQNGTSFSAVNDHGIISKELGATGGGAEVVDFDNDGDIDIIYANERGRWHLFENNMNHTKSAQDNNYVAVNVTLSPNKKTSLGATVTLKACNNFYKKVVGATSSPFSQGNNTKLHFGLGSCKQVESAHVTWSSGESLDFSINQINKPYTLVVK
- a CDS encoding glucose 1-dehydrogenase → MNTRLKDQIAIVTGAADGIGRAIAELFCQEGASVCVADINEVAGTEVVNKLNEQGFNAIFVKTDVSCIDSVKNMVEQTVTQLGKPSVLINNAGIIYQNKSFLETPTEQWDKSFAVNLDGMWHCCKQVIPYMKEAGFGTIVNVGSVHSFKIVPNHFPYAVTKHAIIGLTKNLAVELGENNIRVNALCPGMVETPAAFKWFDESEDPEAARKELGDIHPLRRNASCEEIAYPALFLASKESSFMTGQSLIIDGGRSVVYHL